From Brochothrix thermosphacta DSM 20171 = FSL F6-1036, a single genomic window includes:
- a CDS encoding ECF transporter S component: protein MQNSKNKTLRLTLLGVLSAIIIIQTFVPFLGYIPLGVLNITIIPVTVIVAAVVLGPKEGAIIGGVWGLIVFIRAYTMPTSPMAAYVFTNPIISILPRILIGLLAGYAYNGFTKLKMRRSLALVLSGVIGSLVNTVLVLGLIYVFYKEVYASVSNIANDQVIGALLAIVGTNGIFEAVFAGIVVPIIARPLMGRWRNRLK from the coding sequence ATGCAGAATTCAAAAAACAAAACATTACGTTTAACGTTACTCGGTGTATTATCAGCAATTATTATTATTCAAACTTTTGTGCCTTTTCTTGGATATATTCCATTAGGCGTATTAAATATTACAATTATCCCTGTAACGGTAATTGTAGCAGCAGTAGTTTTAGGACCGAAAGAAGGAGCCATTATTGGAGGTGTTTGGGGACTCATTGTTTTTATACGAGCTTACACAATGCCAACAAGTCCAATGGCTGCTTATGTTTTCACAAATCCGATTATTTCTATTTTGCCAAGAATTTTAATTGGATTATTGGCAGGTTATGCCTATAATGGGTTTACTAAGTTAAAGATGCGACGCTCGTTGGCGTTAGTATTATCAGGAGTGATAGGTTCACTTGTTAATACTGTGCTAGTCTTAGGGTTGATCTATGTGTTTTATAAAGAAGTTTATGCAAGTGTTTCAAACATTGCTAACGATCAGGTTATAGGAGCGTTATTAGCAATAGTAGGTACTAACGGTATATTTGAAGCAGTCTTCGCCGGAATTGTTGTACCAATTATTGCACGCCCATTAATGGGACGCTGGCGAAACCGACTGAAGTGA
- a CDS encoding rhodanese-like domain-containing protein encodes MKSVTMPAFEQAFKQQPLMLLDVRESDEFSDGHIEGAISVPLSILSEELARLDKKESYHVICLAGGRSARACELLTDEGYDVTNVMGGMSAWPGDVVEG; translated from the coding sequence ATGAAATCAGTAACAATGCCAGCATTTGAACAAGCATTCAAACAACAACCGCTTATGCTTCTTGATGTTCGAGAAAGCGATGAATTTAGTGATGGTCATATAGAAGGTGCTATATCAGTGCCACTATCAATTTTAAGTGAAGAATTAGCACGTTTAGATAAAAAAGAGTCTTATCATGTTATCTGTTTAGCAGGAGGCCGTTCAGCTCGAGCGTGTGAACTTTTAACGGACGAGGGGTATGATGTGACAAATGTAATGGGCGGCATGTCAGCATGGCCTGGAGACGTTGTTGAAGGTTAA
- a CDS encoding DsbA family oxidoreductase, with the protein MKVEIWSDYACPFCYIGKRNFEAAVDGDENIEVSYRSFELDPTAPAEKLAPLREMLSEKYNVSVEEADAMNANVINMAKQAGLDYDFDHIKPTNTLKMHRLSHYAREEGKEAELTEKGLDAYFTKGAYLNDNSTLLELADAAGLDSEKAEAVLRSDAYTKGVRDDQQRARDLGISGVPFFLFDGKYAVSGAQPTAQFKAVIQQIKEKKKLLNPKNLFLMQLIVQMVLVISNKKRRLPH; encoded by the coding sequence ATGAAAGTTGAAATTTGGTCTGATTATGCCTGCCCATTTTGTTATATAGGTAAACGTAACTTTGAGGCCGCTGTGGATGGTGATGAGAACATTGAAGTTTCTTATCGTAGTTTTGAACTTGATCCTACTGCACCTGCTGAAAAATTAGCACCCTTACGCGAAATGTTATCTGAAAAATATAATGTTTCTGTTGAAGAAGCTGATGCCATGAACGCAAATGTTATTAATATGGCAAAACAAGCTGGTTTGGATTATGATTTCGATCATATCAAACCTACAAACACTTTAAAAATGCATCGTTTAAGTCATTACGCTCGTGAAGAAGGCAAAGAAGCCGAGTTGACTGAAAAAGGACTTGATGCTTATTTCACAAAAGGTGCTTATCTTAATGACAACAGTACTTTATTAGAACTTGCGGATGCAGCAGGACTTGATTCTGAAAAAGCAGAAGCAGTCTTACGTTCAGATGCATACACAAAAGGTGTTCGTGATGATCAACAACGTGCACGTGATTTAGGTATTTCAGGTGTTCCTTTCTTCTTATTCGACGGTAAGTACGCTGTTTCTGGCGCTCAACCGACTGCTCAATTTAAAGCAGTGATTCAACAAATCAAAGAAAAAAAAAAATTGCTCAACCCGAAAAACTTATTCCTGATGCAGCTGATTGTGCAGATGGTTCTTGTAATATCTAACAAAAAAAGAAGACTTCCTCATTAA
- the nagA gene encoding N-acetylglucosamine-6-phosphate deacetylase → MLKVMKDVTIYTHDGVIENGYIRFDEKIKKIGIMDEYVAVAGEEIINAPKGSRLIPGFIDVHTHGGYSFDVMDADPEKLEIQINSMLQEGITSIFPTTMTQAPEAIEKALANIAESATRIPQIQGIHLEGPYVSVLHKGAQPEEYIKAPDLEEFKRWNAAANNLIRLVTYAPENENTRIFEDYLVEHHIIPSMGHTDATRAQLAQSKVSHATHLFNASRGLHHREAGTVGHALLERNIMAELIVDGIHVTPDMVKLAYQMKGVDHITVITDSMRAKGLEEGVSELGGQTVYVKDKQARLKDGTLAGSVLTMDDAFRNMMLFTGCSIADAIQMTSYNPAKEFNLAHKGDIVEGKDADFVLLNTEMQVSETYSIGRRYQWEEK, encoded by the coding sequence ATGTTAAAAGTAATGAAAGACGTAACTATTTATACACATGATGGTGTTATTGAAAACGGATACATTCGCTTCGATGAAAAAATAAAAAAAATAGGCATTATGGATGAGTACGTGGCTGTAGCCGGTGAAGAAATCATTAACGCGCCAAAAGGTAGTCGATTGATTCCAGGGTTCATCGATGTGCACACTCATGGTGGTTATTCATTTGATGTAATGGATGCTGATCCTGAAAAATTAGAAATTCAAATTAATTCAATGTTACAAGAAGGGATTACATCAATTTTCCCAACGACAATGACACAAGCACCAGAAGCAATTGAAAAAGCTTTAGCAAATATTGCGGAGTCTGCAACGCGTATTCCACAAATTCAAGGGATTCATCTTGAAGGCCCTTATGTATCAGTATTACATAAAGGTGCTCAACCAGAAGAATATATTAAAGCGCCTGATTTAGAAGAGTTTAAACGCTGGAACGCAGCAGCAAACAATTTAATTCGTTTGGTAACATATGCACCAGAAAATGAAAACACACGTATTTTTGAAGATTACCTTGTTGAACATCATATTATTCCGTCAATGGGACATACTGATGCGACTCGTGCACAGCTTGCGCAAAGTAAAGTCAGTCACGCAACGCACTTATTTAATGCCTCACGTGGACTTCACCACCGTGAAGCTGGGACAGTAGGACATGCGTTATTAGAACGTAATATTATGGCCGAGTTGATTGTTGATGGTATTCACGTGACACCTGATATGGTGAAGTTAGCCTATCAAATGAAAGGTGTTGACCACATTACGGTTATTACCGATTCAATGCGAGCAAAAGGTTTAGAAGAGGGTGTATCTGAACTGGGTGGTCAAACTGTTTATGTTAAAGATAAACAGGCACGTCTTAAAGACGGCACATTAGCAGGTAGTGTTTTAACAATGGATGATGCATTCCGCAATATGATGTTATTTACAGGTTGTTCAATTGCAGACGCGATCCAAATGACATCATACAATCCAGCAAAAGAATTTAATTTAGCACATAAAGGCGATATTGTTGAAGGCAAAGATGCGGATTTCGTACTTTTAAATACGGAAATGCAAGTTTCTGAAACTTATTCAATTGGACGCCGTTATCAATGGGAGGAAAAATAA